AAGTTTGCATATCTTACTTCTCTACCAACCGGTCCAAAAATTCTGGTTCCGATAGGTTCTTTTTTACTATCAAGTATTACTGCTGCGTTTTCATCAAATCGAATCAAAGAACCATTTTCTCTTTGAATCTCTTTCTTTGTTCGAACAACAACTGCCTTGATCACTTGACCTTTTTTAACTTTACCATTAGGGATTGCTTTTTTAACAGAAGCGACGATGACATCACCAACACTTGCATATCTTCTTTTACTACCACCTAATACTTTTATACACATGATCTCTTTTGCACCACTATTGTCAGCAACAGATAGTCTAGTAAAACTTTGAATCATTACTCAACTCCTACTGTCACAATTTTTTTCAATCTAAAAGCTTTTCTTTTAGAAAGTGGTCGACACTCAATCGCTATAATTTCATCACCGGCTTTGACTTGATTGCTCTCATCATGTACCAGGTATTTTTTAAAACGTTTTACGAATTTGCGATATTTTGGATGCATTACTTTTCGTTCCACCAATATCGTAGCTGTTTTATCGCCAGCTTTTTGCACAACTACGCCTTGAATTTCTCGGTTTAAAGCCATTACTTTCCCCTAATTACTTATTTTGAGCGGAAATAGCCGTATTAATACGCGCAATATCTCTTCTAACTTCTCTTAATTCATTAGGATTAGTTAGTTGCATTGTTTTTAGCTTTTGCTTTAATGTAAACAAAAGCACCTTTTTTTCTTTTAATAACTCTAAAAGCTCTAAAGCGCTTTTTTCTTTTAGATCAGTATAGTTCATTTTCGCTCGCTTTAGTGATAATCTTAGTCTTAAATGGTAGCTTGTGCATTGCAAGTGTTAACGCTTCTCGAGCAAGTTCTTCACTTACGCCTGCCATTTCATATATAATACGGCCTGGCTTAATATTCATAACCCACTTATCAACAGCACCTTTACCTTTACCCATTCTTGTTTCTAACGGTTTTGCTGTTAGAGGTTTGTCTGGGAAAACACGGATCCATGTTTTTGCCGCACGATTAACACGTCGAGTCATAGCAATTCTAGCTGCTTCGATTTGACGAGAATCAATACGACCCGCTTCAGTTGCTTTTAGTGCAATATCGCCAAAAGCAATAGAGTTTCCTCTAAAAGACTTTCCACGATTTCTGCCCTTCATTTGTTTTTTATATTTTGTTCTCTTAGGCATTAACATTAGTTTTTACCTCTTCTTCTTGGTTTTCTGTTCTCTTCTGTTTCATGTTTTTCAGCAGGGACACCCTTGCTTAACACTTCACCTTTGAAGATCCATACTTTGATACCGATAATACCATAGGTTGTATGCGCTTCTGCAAAGCCATAATCAATCTTTGCTCTTAATGTATGAAGCGGAACTCTTCCTTCTAGGTACCATTCAGTTCTTGCCATCTCAGCACCACCAAGACGACCTGCTACAGCAATTTTAATCCCTTTGGCACCTGATTTTTGGGCACCTTGGATTACTTTTTTCA
This genomic window from Sulfurospirillum sp. 1612 contains:
- the rplN gene encoding 50S ribosomal protein L14 codes for the protein MIQSFTRLSVADNSGAKEIMCIKVLGGSKRRYASVGDVIVASVKKAIPNGKVKKGQVIKAVVVRTKKEIQRENGSLIRFDENAAVILDSKKEPIGTRIFGPVGREVRYANFMKIVSLAPEVL
- the rpmC gene encoding 50S ribosomal protein L29 — encoded protein: MNYTDLKEKSALELLELLKEKKVLLFTLKQKLKTMQLTNPNELREVRRDIARINTAISAQNK
- the rpsQ gene encoding 30S ribosomal protein S17; amino-acid sequence: MALNREIQGVVVQKAGDKTATILVERKVMHPKYRKFVKRFKKYLVHDESNQVKAGDEIIAIECRPLSKRKAFRLKKIVTVGVE
- the rplP gene encoding 50S ribosomal protein L16 codes for the protein MLMPKRTKYKKQMKGRNRGKSFRGNSIAFGDIALKATEAGRIDSRQIEAARIAMTRRVNRAAKTWIRVFPDKPLTAKPLETRMGKGKGAVDKWVMNIKPGRIIYEMAGVSEELAREALTLAMHKLPFKTKIITKASENELY